The following are from one region of the Microbaculum marinisediminis genome:
- a CDS encoding translocation/assembly module TamB domain-containing protein, which produces MRYTRRIAGIFSGLLLIPLVLVGGLLLFAQIAPGRAFIIWAAETLVSSDDQQLRIGGLTGRIPFDMTVSDVAMADADGTWLAVDKARLVWRPFSLAAGVLSVQMVDVGTVDLRRLPAPAEDAQDDSGGGFPVLPFEVVLDRLSVGEVALGEPVLGIPAAVSIEGEARLGDPSDGLSVRLDVDRIDGTDGRITARLAYAPDTESLDLDLVVDEPAGGLVSRLSGIPGLPPLRAELAGTGPIDDWTADLTLAAADQGNAAGRATITRRDDGRTITADFAGSLAGLLQPAYAPLAEGRSTLTAQVFVPTEAAIEIERAEVLTAAGLVSVKGTFDPDSQAMALDYEVIAGQAQRFSAILPVQAAWRGIEIVGRAGGSVSQPDITARLAGEGLSVEGNAVEMLALDLSARAQGSVEDPDTEIALKVSGRADGFAPMDAAYSSAAGETVTLDVTGTVTPAGRFTADPARIVLGSGQIQWVGVAGPDRVDGDLAVSNVDLSAFAGLADMELRGEASLKAQVSGLFDGSMMQATLDGGATGFGTGIAQVDGALGDTFTISGGVERGADGSFAFDDLVLSGAALRVTADGSADTSSADVTAEIDLPDLARLDPQVTGAATVTARLTGSIEDLAVQATAAIDEATAMGQPITGLKLTIDAQDVTGRPSGTLALEGAVDRHPLTGRGRLSSLDNGGADVQGLDLTVGSVRVFGDLSVDGAGLAQGRLSLKAADLGDLSSLLLTELAGKVDATVDLAVENGVQLASVKGVANGVDAFDVRIGSADVDATVRDPAGTLTLDADIAAKALDAGGQRIDELKLTAQGGTDENTVSLSARALGASLDTRGAVALVDGNATVTLNSLTLTGGGQTGTLARPATIRVADGGVAIEGFNLTTGGGGVTVDGTAGETLDLNVAINALPLSLADIAMPGTGISGTLSGRANLSGPATAPGGDFTLKVSALSLPAMREAGVRPADIDASGRLANGRSSIEARITSASAATLKVSGSVPLSADGALDVALKGRIDLAMLNDMLAASGDRVAGPIDIDMKVTGRADAPDANGTIRLAGGSYSSPLNGVSLDNIALDARGGLQAIEITRFSATAPNGGTLSGSGRVRLDAANGFPAEIRITADNAEIISNELVDATISADLTLTGPTATGPALKGSVTINRMDIQLPDHLPTSVTPIAVEHVNASPAVQRQLQEEQAFGGGGGGGGYLIDLDLTVSTTNRIFVRGMGVDAQLGGSIQVRGTSDRPLIVGGFQLRRGFVDVIGQRIEFTRGIVTFTGSDKIDPELDLVASTTTSSITAQVAITGTASNPAINFSSSPELPQDEVLSHLLFDKATGQLSTGEAIQLAQAAAQFAGVGGSGPGMIDNIRKKLGLDVLQFTTAGADGAPAVGIGRYINDNIYLGVTQGATANSSRVTVDIDVTDRIRARGEVGADGSSSVGVNVEWDY; this is translated from the coding sequence TTGCGATACACACGCCGCATAGCCGGGATCTTCTCGGGACTACTGCTGATTCCGCTCGTCCTGGTGGGCGGGCTGCTGCTGTTCGCGCAGATCGCGCCGGGGCGGGCGTTCATCATCTGGGCGGCCGAGACCCTCGTCAGCAGCGACGACCAGCAGCTGCGCATCGGCGGGCTAACGGGACGGATCCCGTTCGACATGACGGTCAGCGATGTCGCGATGGCCGACGCGGACGGAACCTGGCTCGCCGTCGACAAGGCGCGCCTCGTCTGGCGGCCGTTCTCGCTTGCCGCCGGCGTCCTATCCGTCCAGATGGTCGACGTGGGCACGGTCGATCTGCGCCGCCTGCCGGCCCCGGCTGAAGACGCGCAGGATGACAGCGGCGGCGGCTTTCCCGTGCTGCCGTTCGAGGTGGTGCTCGACCGCCTGTCCGTGGGCGAAGTCGCGCTCGGCGAACCGGTGCTCGGCATTCCGGCCGCCGTCTCGATCGAAGGCGAGGCCCGGCTCGGAGACCCCTCCGACGGCCTGTCGGTGCGGCTCGATGTCGACCGGATCGACGGAACCGACGGCCGGATCACGGCGCGGCTCGCCTATGCGCCCGATACGGAGTCCCTCGATCTCGATCTCGTCGTCGACGAGCCCGCCGGCGGGCTGGTGTCGCGCCTGAGCGGCATACCCGGTCTCCCGCCGCTCCGCGCCGAGCTTGCCGGGACCGGGCCGATCGACGACTGGACCGCCGACCTGACGCTCGCCGCGGCCGATCAGGGAAACGCGGCGGGCCGCGCGACGATCACGCGCCGGGATGACGGACGGACCATAACGGCCGATTTCGCCGGGTCGCTGGCCGGCCTGCTGCAGCCCGCCTACGCCCCGCTCGCCGAAGGCCGGTCCACGCTTACCGCCCAGGTCTTCGTTCCCACCGAAGCAGCGATCGAGATCGAAAGGGCCGAGGTGCTCACCGCCGCCGGCCTGGTGTCGGTGAAGGGTACTTTCGATCCGGACAGCCAGGCGATGGCGCTCGACTACGAAGTGATCGCCGGCCAGGCGCAGCGGTTCTCCGCCATCCTGCCGGTCCAGGCGGCCTGGCGCGGGATCGAGATCGTCGGACGCGCCGGCGGGTCGGTCTCGCAGCCCGACATCACCGCCCGGCTGGCGGGCGAGGGGCTGTCCGTCGAGGGCAACGCCGTGGAGATGCTGGCGCTCGACCTCAGCGCCAGGGCGCAGGGCTCTGTCGAGGACCCGGATACCGAGATCGCGCTCAAGGTCTCCGGCCGCGCCGATGGCTTCGCGCCGATGGACGCCGCCTATTCCTCCGCAGCCGGCGAGACCGTGACCCTCGACGTGACCGGAACCGTGACGCCGGCGGGACGCTTCACCGCCGATCCGGCGCGGATCGTGCTCGGGTCCGGACAGATCCAATGGGTCGGCGTCGCCGGGCCGGACCGGGTCGACGGAGATCTGGCCGTCAGCAACGTCGATCTGTCGGCCTTCGCCGGGCTCGCGGACATGGAGCTTCGCGGCGAGGCCAGCCTCAAGGCCCAGGTCTCCGGCCTTTTCGACGGCTCGATGATGCAGGCGACGCTCGATGGCGGCGCGACGGGCTTCGGCACCGGCATCGCACAGGTGGACGGCGCGCTCGGCGACACCTTCACCATCTCCGGCGGCGTCGAGCGCGGGGCGGACGGCAGCTTCGCCTTCGACGACCTCGTCCTCTCCGGTGCCGCGCTCAGGGTGACGGCCGACGGCAGCGCGGATACGAGCAGCGCCGACGTCACCGCCGAGATCGATCTGCCGGATCTCGCCCGCCTCGACCCGCAGGTCACCGGAGCCGCCACGGTGACGGCACGTCTCACCGGATCGATCGAGGATCTCGCCGTTCAGGCGACCGCCGCGATCGACGAGGCGACCGCCATGGGGCAGCCGATAACCGGACTGAAACTCACGATCGACGCCCAGGACGTCACCGGTCGCCCCTCGGGGACGCTGGCGCTCGAAGGCGCGGTCGATCGCCATCCGCTGACCGGCCGCGGGCGCCTGTCGTCGCTGGACAATGGCGGCGCCGACGTCCAGGGGCTCGATCTGACGGTCGGCTCGGTCCGGGTGTTCGGAGACCTCTCCGTCGATGGCGCCGGACTGGCGCAGGGCCGGCTGTCCCTGAAGGCGGCCGATCTCGGCGACCTGTCCTCGCTGCTGCTGACCGAACTCGCGGGCAAGGTCGACGCGACGGTCGACCTCGCGGTCGAGAACGGCGTCCAGCTCGCCAGCGTGAAGGGCGTGGCAAACGGCGTCGATGCCTTCGACGTCAGGATCGGGTCGGCGGATGTCGATGCGACGGTGCGGGACCCGGCCGGAACCCTGACGCTGGACGCGGATATCGCCGCCAAGGCGCTCGACGCGGGCGGCCAGCGCATCGACGAGCTCAAGCTCACCGCCCAGGGCGGCACCGACGAGAATACCGTCAGCCTGTCGGCCAGGGCGCTTGGCGCCAGCCTCGACACCCGGGGCGCCGTCGCGCTTGTCGACGGCAACGCGACCGTCACGCTGAACAGTCTGACACTGACCGGCGGCGGCCAGACCGGAACGCTCGCCAGGCCGGCGACGATCCGCGTCGCCGATGGCGGTGTCGCGATCGAGGGCTTCAACCTGACGACCGGCGGCGGCGGCGTCACCGTCGACGGCACGGCCGGGGAAACGCTGGATCTGAACGTCGCGATCAACGCCCTGCCGCTTTCGCTCGCCGACATCGCCATGCCCGGCACCGGCATATCCGGCACGCTTTCCGGCCGGGCGAACCTCTCCGGCCCGGCCACCGCGCCGGGCGGTGACTTCACGCTGAAGGTCAGTGCCCTGTCGCTGCCGGCCATGCGAGAGGCGGGCGTCCGGCCCGCCGATATCGACGCGTCCGGTAGGCTCGCCAACGGGCGCTCGAGCATCGAGGCGAGGATCACGAGTGCCAGTGCCGCGACCCTGAAAGTCTCCGGCTCCGTCCCGCTGTCGGCCGACGGCGCGCTGGATGTCGCGCTCAAGGGCCGCATCGACCTGGCCATGCTCAACGACATGCTTGCCGCCTCCGGCGACCGCGTCGCGGGCCCGATCGACATCGACATGAAGGTGACCGGCCGGGCCGACGCGCCGGATGCCAACGGCACGATCCGGCTCGCCGGCGGCAGCTATTCGAGCCCGCTCAACGGCGTATCTCTCGACAATATCGCGCTCGACGCCAGGGGCGGCCTCCAGGCGATCGAGATCACCCGCTTCTCCGCGACGGCGCCGAACGGCGGCACGCTGAGCGGGTCCGGTCGCGTGCGGCTCGACGCCGCCAACGGCTTTCCGGCGGAGATCCGGATCACCGCCGACAATGCCGAGATCATCTCCAACGAACTGGTCGATGCGACGATCAGCGCCGACCTGACCCTGACGGGGCCGACCGCAACCGGTCCCGCGCTGAAGGGCTCTGTGACGATCAACCGGATGGATATCCAGCTTCCCGACCACCTGCCGACATCCGTGACGCCGATCGCCGTCGAGCATGTCAACGCGTCGCCCGCCGTGCAGAGGCAGCTTCAGGAGGAGCAGGCTTTCGGCGGTGGCGGCGGCGGTGGCGGCTACCTCATCGATCTCGATCTGACGGTCAGCACGACCAACCGTATCTTCGTGCGCGGCATGGGCGTCGACGCCCAGCTCGGCGGATCGATCCAGGTGCGCGGGACGTCCGACCGCCCGCTCATCGTCGGCGGCTTCCAGCTCAGGCGCGGTTTTGTCGACGTCATCGGCCAGCGCATCGAGTTCACGCGCGGGATCGTCACCTTCACCGGCTCCGACAAGATCGACCCGGAACTCGATCTGGTCGCGTCGACGACGACCTCCAGCATCACTGCCCAGGTCGCGATCACGGGCACGGCGTCGAACCCCGCCATCAACTTCTCCTCCTCTCCCGAGCTGCCGCAGGACGAGGTGCTGTCACACCTTCTGTTCGACAAGGCGACCGGCCAGCTTTCGACCGGCGAGGCGATCCAGCTTGCCCAGGCCGCGGCGCAGTTCGCCGGCGTCGGCGGCAGCGGTCCGGGCATGATCGACAACATCCGCAAGAAGCTTGGTCTTGACGTGCTGCAGTTCACCACCGCGGGCGCCGACGGCGCCCCGGCGGTCGGTATCGGCCGCTATATCAACGACAACATCTATCTGGGCGTGACGCAGGGCGCGACCGCGAATTCGAGCCGCGTCACCGTCGATATCGACGTGACCGACAGGATCCGGGCGCGCGGCGAGGTGGGCGCGGACGGCTCGTCGAGCGTCGGCGTCAACGTCGAATGGGACTACTAG
- a CDS encoding helix-turn-helix transcriptional regulator: MTLLTIRSADFPAHERIAAFQDVVSHITKLEVAPEEPERFCSQTSIGILPGVVTGWGGHSASTATRTVALAADMDDNVMFHIPLVGGYSMQQRGGERVECTPGTIYLDPCEVPGIVQFHGAWSEGFYVSVPRPFLVSAGAGLGTSLRRLVPMTAQWRLLLAYARGLHDELTCLAPQEAVRCAAHVQDLVLMALDGARAAEVTAIGRGVRVARLKAIKADIECDLTSDTLSTGALARRHGVSDRYIRALFASEGTSFSDYVRLRRLLLAHRMLSDPARASQKIGDIALQAGFGDLSWFNTAFRQHFGATPSEVRAEALAAR, translated from the coding sequence ATGACGCTCCTGACCATCCGCTCGGCCGATTTCCCCGCGCATGAACGCATAGCGGCGTTTCAGGACGTCGTCTCGCACATCACCAAGCTCGAAGTCGCGCCGGAGGAGCCGGAGCGGTTCTGTTCGCAGACCAGCATCGGCATCTTGCCGGGCGTGGTAACCGGCTGGGGCGGGCATTCCGCTTCGACGGCGACGCGCACCGTCGCGCTCGCCGCGGACATGGACGACAACGTGATGTTCCACATTCCGCTCGTCGGCGGCTATTCGATGCAGCAGCGCGGCGGCGAAAGGGTGGAGTGTACGCCAGGCACCATCTACCTGGACCCTTGCGAGGTGCCTGGCATCGTGCAGTTCCACGGGGCCTGGAGCGAAGGCTTCTATGTATCAGTGCCGCGCCCTTTTCTGGTGTCGGCCGGCGCCGGTCTCGGCACGTCCCTGCGCCGTCTCGTCCCCATGACCGCGCAATGGCGACTTCTCCTCGCCTATGCGCGCGGGCTGCATGACGAACTGACTTGTCTGGCGCCGCAGGAGGCAGTGCGGTGCGCGGCGCATGTTCAGGATCTGGTGCTGATGGCACTGGACGGCGCGCGGGCGGCGGAGGTGACCGCAATAGGGCGTGGCGTCCGGGTCGCGCGGTTGAAGGCGATCAAGGCCGATATAGAGTGCGACCTGACGTCTGACACTCTCTCGACCGGCGCGCTGGCACGCCGCCATGGCGTGTCGGACCGCTACATTCGCGCCCTGTTCGCGTCCGAAGGAACCAGTTTCAGCGACTATGTCCGGCTGCGCCGGTTGCTGCTGGCGCACCGGATGCTGTCCGATCCGGCCCGCGCATCGCAGAAGATCGGCGACATCGCCTTGCAGGCGGGGTTCGGCGATCTTTCCTGGTTCAACACCGCCTTCCGACAGCATTTCGGCGCCACGCCGTCCGAGGTCCGCGCGGAGGCGCTGGCAGCGCGCTAG
- a CDS encoding VWA domain-containing protein produces the protein MLEGPMIRTVHAVLFLAASLGVTAAQIPEADRATVLILDASGSMWGQLGDGRTKIEVARDVLSGFLASRDPSAPLGVLAYGHNRKGDCTDIEVIAPVGGQDAAALSGRLGRINPKGKTPLGQSLRMAADAIPRTAEEADIVLVTDGLETCGLDPCAVADELAAQGIRIRAHVVGFGLTDAEAQTLACVPGRTGGLLLRPQTGGELSEALSRATAKAPPPAMTGARLIFSYSGAMPESYEWRLRDRDTGEERALDVVTGEARYRPFAVELSPGRYTAIVTAKAGRGEADFAATGEGQDVVVTLQGALPVTAIRDRGPYAARGETVTIDAVITQAGQETGGAALALRLYPAAGGEAITYSTVGGEAGTRWAGINLPDQPGRYLLRLETWGGEVLEEMTIVAERDPAVTLVGPPAVAPGQPIAVESTGSQLSSDRIEIWQGETRLDWGLTLGDFANGNQLRAPAEPGIYDLVYRGYDSGGNDVDKARVSIEVGTVTDDATGEDALRRKAEADMGHGPDGGSDEGIAWEDYPYHCLGGDNCEVQDEATGLSFFLPKGWVATSPSVTPMTAGPAAAGVRNPLPNVEFYQAGGDLNAMVLNPHQWIEANGRCVVTRAGPLCLMRNDAAPDDAAAAKAVGILQHTLTTGRVIRRCGDAPCDFAHPNPAIAGRMPPLWSVEAGRVLADGRLATWYFDRDRGGNFKLIGLNQEGGDACLETAPGQLLCEFTPYISTEEFELIRSSLTVGPVRQAPPLTSDDIENLLDRLAPSRQPAE, from the coding sequence ATGCTTGAGGGGCCGATGATCCGCACCGTCCATGCCGTCCTGTTTCTGGCCGCCAGCCTTGGCGTCACCGCCGCCCAGATCCCGGAAGCCGACAGGGCAACCGTTCTGATTCTCGATGCCTCGGGCTCCATGTGGGGGCAGCTCGGGGACGGACGGACGAAGATTGAGGTCGCGCGCGACGTTCTCTCGGGCTTCCTGGCCTCCCGCGACCCGTCGGCGCCCCTCGGCGTCCTTGCATACGGGCACAATCGCAAGGGCGACTGCACCGACATCGAGGTGATCGCCCCGGTCGGTGGGCAGGACGCGGCGGCGCTTTCAGGGCGCCTGGGGCGCATCAATCCCAAGGGCAAGACGCCGCTGGGCCAGAGCCTGCGCATGGCGGCGGACGCGATTCCGCGCACCGCGGAAGAGGCCGATATCGTTCTGGTTACTGACGGGCTGGAGACCTGCGGCCTGGATCCCTGCGCGGTTGCCGACGAACTGGCGGCACAGGGGATCAGGATCCGCGCCCATGTCGTCGGCTTCGGCCTGACGGACGCCGAAGCGCAGACGCTCGCCTGCGTGCCCGGTCGTACCGGCGGGCTGCTGCTGCGGCCGCAGACGGGGGGCGAGCTTTCCGAGGCGTTGTCGCGCGCGACGGCGAAGGCGCCGCCGCCTGCCATGACGGGGGCGCGGCTGATCTTCTCCTATTCTGGCGCCATGCCGGAGAGCTATGAATGGCGCCTGCGCGACCGCGATACCGGTGAGGAGCGCGCGCTCGACGTGGTGACGGGCGAGGCCCGGTACCGGCCCTTCGCGGTGGAGCTCTCTCCCGGCCGGTACACGGCCATCGTCACCGCGAAGGCTGGGCGCGGCGAGGCGGACTTCGCCGCCACGGGAGAGGGGCAGGACGTCGTCGTCACCCTGCAGGGCGCATTGCCTGTCACCGCGATCCGCGATCGCGGTCCCTATGCGGCGCGCGGCGAGACGGTGACGATCGACGCGGTCATCACGCAGGCCGGGCAGGAAACCGGGGGCGCGGCGCTGGCGCTTCGGCTCTATCCGGCAGCAGGCGGCGAGGCGATTACCTACAGCACGGTTGGTGGCGAGGCCGGCACCAGATGGGCCGGCATAAACTTGCCCGACCAGCCCGGGCGCTATCTGCTTCGTCTGGAGACTTGGGGGGGCGAAGTGCTGGAGGAGATGACGATCGTCGCAGAGCGCGATCCGGCCGTCACCCTCGTCGGGCCGCCGGCCGTGGCCCCGGGCCAGCCGATCGCCGTCGAAAGCACCGGCAGCCAGCTCTCCAGCGACCGGATCGAGATCTGGCAAGGCGAGACGCGGCTTGACTGGGGATTGACCCTTGGCGATTTCGCCAACGGCAACCAGCTTCGCGCCCCCGCCGAACCGGGGATCTACGATCTGGTCTATCGTGGCTACGATTCCGGCGGCAACGACGTGGACAAGGCGCGGGTGTCGATCGAGGTCGGCACCGTGACCGACGACGCCACCGGCGAGGATGCGCTGCGCCGGAAGGCCGAGGCCGACATGGGCCACGGGCCGGACGGCGGATCCGATGAAGGCATCGCCTGGGAGGACTATCCCTATCATTGCCTCGGGGGCGACAATTGCGAGGTGCAGGACGAAGCAACCGGCCTTTCCTTCTTCCTGCCGAAAGGGTGGGTGGCGACCAGCCCCTCCGTGACGCCGATGACCGCGGGGCCGGCCGCCGCCGGCGTGCGGAACCCGCTTCCCAATGTCGAGTTCTACCAGGCCGGCGGCGACCTCAATGCGATGGTGCTCAATCCGCATCAATGGATCGAGGCCAATGGCCGCTGCGTGGTGACGCGGGCCGGGCCGCTGTGTCTGATGCGCAATGACGCCGCACCGGACGATGCGGCGGCGGCGAAGGCCGTCGGCATCCTGCAGCATACGCTCACCACCGGTCGGGTGATCCGCCGTTGCGGCGATGCGCCATGCGACTTTGCCCATCCCAATCCGGCGATCGCAGGCAGGATGCCGCCGCTGTGGTCGGTCGAGGCGGGGCGCGTTCTGGCCGACGGGCGGCTCGCGACCTGGTACTTCGATCGCGACCGGGGCGGAAATTTCAAGCTGATCGGTCTCAATCAGGAAGGTGGCGATGCCTGCCTGGAAACCGCGCCCGGCCAGCTGCTGTGCGAGTTCACGCCGTATATCTCGACCGAGGAATTCGAGCTGATCCGGTCCAGTCTGACGGTCGGGCCGGTGCGGCAGGCGCCGCCCCTGACGTCCGACGATATCGAGAACCTCCTCGACCGGCTCGCGCCCTCGCGGCAGCCCGCCGAATGA
- a CDS encoding phosphoadenylyl-sulfate reductase, with the protein MKAATVLDIFPSLEQDYGASGSEDLVRAVLSDSRFGRVALVSSFGTEAAVLLHLVAAIDPSLPVLFVDTRKLFGDTLQYQEKLARQLGLTDVRRIGADPACLRRDDPDGMLWSRDPDACCALRKTQPLNEALGGFDTWISGRKRYQSAARGAIPVLELDGQLIKANPLASWTREEIDGYFTRHDLPRHPLEAMGYPSVGCMPCTDRVRPGEDMRAGRWRGRAKTECGIHNSPAGVTAGQMPGR; encoded by the coding sequence GTGAAAGCCGCGACAGTGCTCGACATATTTCCATCGCTTGAGCAGGACTACGGCGCATCGGGGAGCGAAGACCTCGTTCGCGCCGTCCTGTCCGACAGCCGGTTCGGCCGGGTCGCGCTGGTGTCGTCCTTCGGCACCGAAGCGGCGGTGCTCCTGCATCTCGTCGCCGCGATCGATCCGTCACTGCCGGTTCTGTTCGTCGATACCCGCAAACTGTTTGGCGACACGCTGCAGTACCAGGAAAAGCTCGCCAGGCAGCTCGGCCTTACCGACGTCCGGCGGATCGGCGCCGATCCGGCCTGCCTGCGCCGGGACGATCCGGATGGCATGTTGTGGAGCCGCGATCCGGACGCCTGTTGTGCGCTGCGCAAGACGCAGCCACTCAACGAAGCGCTCGGCGGTTTCGATACGTGGATATCCGGGCGCAAGCGCTACCAAAGCGCAGCCCGCGGCGCGATCCCCGTCCTGGAGCTGGACGGCCAGCTCATCAAGGCAAACCCCCTCGCATCCTGGACACGCGAGGAGATCGACGGCTACTTCACGCGGCACGACCTGCCGCGTCACCCGCTCGAAGCCATGGGATACCCCTCCGTTGGCTGCATGCCCTGCACGGACCGGGTACGACCCGGCGAGGACATGCGCGCGGGGCGATGGCGCGGGCGCGCCAAGACCGAGTGCGGCATCCACAATTCGCCCGCCGGGGTGACTGCGGGTCAGATGCCCGGGCGATAA
- a CDS encoding autotransporter assembly complex protein TamA, which produces MFIPTPVAAQEGEAQPAAQEPGGIAYAVTITVDGGEASLPDLIAQSSNLKALESDPPSGPLGLVRRAQSDFPRIQKVLNSEAYFGGLIDIRVAGVPVANQQADEQASAAAAARQPAPVTVDVQAGPQFVIGTVTLVDAATGGPPLVPIGRAKIGLEPGSPAKGILVIDAETRIVDAMQNLGYPLAAVPRRQAIADHSSNTLDVTFFLSPGRQADIGPVQVRGAEGVNADFIARQAGVKPGTRYSPEEIRRIRENITDLGAFQSVRIVEGDEITADGQIPLFIEVEERKPRFVGLGASYSSTDGATFNGYWGHRNLFGNAEKLRIEGEVSRLFENSLDDLTYLAKATFEKPGFVTPIDDLLAEARAFRETPDAYTSTGAGATATWRRRFTDRFEGRVGVEIEHAEITDAFGTNTYTLVGVPISGTYDSTDNKLDPTRGIRASLQAEPFPKFLGSSLNMTVFKGFVSAYHAMDEAQRFVLAGRVEAGTIQGPDTIADIPADRRFYAGGGGSIRGYDFQGVSPRLPNGQIVGGKSLFVASAEMRLKITETIGIVPFVDMGGAFVSSTPDFDSNFKIGAGIGLRYYTAIGPIRFDVAVPLDKGPYDPSVAFYVGLGQAF; this is translated from the coding sequence TTGTTCATCCCGACGCCCGTCGCGGCGCAGGAGGGTGAGGCGCAGCCCGCGGCGCAGGAACCCGGCGGTATCGCCTATGCGGTCACGATCACCGTCGACGGCGGCGAGGCGTCGCTCCCGGACCTGATCGCGCAGTCCTCGAACCTCAAGGCGCTCGAATCCGATCCGCCGTCGGGCCCCCTGGGCCTGGTGCGGCGCGCCCAGTCGGACTTCCCGCGAATCCAGAAGGTCCTCAACTCCGAGGCCTATTTCGGCGGTCTGATCGATATTCGCGTCGCCGGCGTCCCGGTGGCGAACCAGCAGGCGGACGAGCAGGCCTCCGCGGCGGCGGCCGCACGCCAGCCCGCCCCGGTCACGGTCGACGTACAGGCGGGCCCGCAATTCGTCATCGGCACCGTCACGCTTGTCGACGCGGCGACCGGCGGGCCGCCGCTCGTGCCGATCGGCCGCGCGAAGATCGGCCTCGAACCGGGATCGCCGGCGAAGGGCATCCTGGTCATCGACGCCGAAACGCGCATCGTCGACGCGATGCAGAACCTCGGCTATCCGTTGGCAGCTGTGCCGAGACGGCAGGCGATCGCCGATCATTCCAGCAATACCCTCGATGTCACCTTCTTCCTGTCGCCGGGCAGGCAGGCGGATATCGGTCCGGTCCAGGTGCGCGGCGCCGAGGGCGTCAACGCGGACTTCATCGCCAGGCAGGCCGGCGTGAAGCCCGGCACCCGCTATTCGCCGGAAGAGATCCGGAGGATCCGCGAGAACATCACCGATCTCGGCGCCTTCCAGTCGGTGCGGATCGTCGAGGGCGACGAGATCACGGCCGACGGGCAGATCCCGCTCTTCATCGAGGTGGAGGAGCGCAAGCCCCGCTTCGTCGGCCTCGGCGCGAGCTACTCGTCGACCGACGGCGCGACCTTCAACGGCTACTGGGGCCACCGCAACCTGTTCGGCAATGCCGAGAAGCTGCGGATCGAAGGCGAGGTGTCGCGGCTGTTCGAGAATTCGCTCGACGACCTGACCTATCTCGCCAAGGCGACGTTCGAGAAGCCGGGATTCGTGACGCCGATCGACGACCTGCTCGCCGAGGCGCGGGCGTTTCGCGAGACGCCGGACGCCTATACCTCGACGGGCGCGGGCGCCACGGCCACATGGCGGCGGCGGTTCACCGACCGGTTCGAAGGCCGTGTCGGCGTCGAGATCGAGCACGCGGAAATCACCGACGCGTTCGGTACCAACACCTACACGCTCGTCGGCGTGCCGATCAGCGGCACCTACGATTCCACCGACAACAAACTCGACCCCACACGGGGCATCCGCGCCAGCCTGCAGGCAGAGCCGTTCCCGAAATTCCTCGGTTCTTCGCTCAACATGACGGTCTTCAAGGGTTTCGTCTCCGCCTATCACGCGATGGACGAGGCACAGCGGTTCGTTCTGGCCGGCCGCGTGGAAGCCGGCACGATCCAGGGGCCCGACACGATCGCCGATATCCCGGCCGACCGGCGCTTCTATGCCGGCGGCGGCGGCTCGATCCGCGGCTACGACTTCCAGGGCGTCAGCCCGCGGCTGCCGAACGGGCAGATCGTCGGCGGCAAGAGCCTGTTCGTCGCCTCTGCCGAGATGCGGCTGAAGATCACGGAGACGATCGGCATCGTGCCATTCGTCGACATGGGTGGTGCTTTTGTCTCGAGCACGCCAGACTTCGATTCGAACTTCAAGATCGGCGCCGGCATTGGCCTGCGCTATTACACGGCTATCGGGCCGATCCGCTTCGACGTCGCGGTGCCGCTCGACAAAGGGCCGTACGATCCGAGCGTCGCCTTCTATGTCGGCCTCGGGCAGGCGTTCTAG